Proteins encoded in a region of the Oscillospiraceae bacterium MB24-C1 genome:
- a CDS encoding DMT family transporter has product MRYHYQFYATITVLSWGIGNVLTRVALRDFSPFAIGFWRYVIATVMLAILVVAKKISPPAKADLPWFVFSGFTGFAFYMVAYNMGYVTVTAATGSVISATVPLMTAALAWLIFKETLKAFQWFGVLLQFLGIVIIALAGGRFSVSEGVLWTLLSALSLSVYNLLQRKMTEKYSALQCSIYSIFCGTIMLAVFAPRSVHELSSARVDTVFAVAFLGIFASAVAFLSWTKALSLADKASQVSNFMFITPLISTGLEIALFRELPGAATLFGGVVILLGAFLFGRSKEHSYR; this is encoded by the coding sequence TTGAGATATCATTATCAGTTTTATGCAACAATTACGGTTTTAAGCTGGGGCATTGGCAACGTGTTGACTCGTGTCGCACTGCGTGATTTTTCCCCTTTTGCTATCGGATTTTGGCGCTACGTCATCGCCACCGTCATGTTGGCAATACTGGTGGTAGCAAAAAAAATCAGCCCACCCGCTAAAGCGGATCTGCCCTGGTTTGTGTTTTCGGGTTTTACCGGCTTTGCGTTTTATATGGTGGCCTATAATATGGGCTACGTCACTGTTACCGCTGCAACCGGCAGCGTTATCAGCGCAACGGTACCGCTGATGACAGCTGCGCTGGCATGGCTGATCTTTAAAGAGACGCTGAAGGCTTTTCAGTGGTTTGGAGTTTTACTGCAGTTTTTAGGTATCGTGATAATCGCTCTGGCTGGGGGGCGCTTTTCGGTGAGCGAGGGGGTTTTGTGGACGCTACTTTCAGCTCTTTCGCTGAGCGTTTACAATTTGCTTCAGCGCAAAATGACTGAAAAATATAGTGCGCTGCAATGCTCAATTTACAGCATCTTTTGCGGTACGATTATGTTGGCGGTTTTTGCGCCGCGTTCTGTCCACGAGCTGTCATCAGCGCGGGTGGATACCGTCTTTGCTGTGGCTTTTCTCGGTATTTTCGCCAGCGCGGTAGCATTTTTAAGTTGGACAAAGGCGCTTTCTCTGGCGGACAAGGCCTCACAGGTGAGCAACTTCATGTTTATTACGCCGCTCATATCCACCGGTCTGGAGATTGCATTGTTTAGAGAACTGCCAGGTGCAGCCACATTGTTTGGCGGTGTGGTCATCTTGTTGGGTGCATTTTTGTTTGGAAGGTCGAAGGAGCATTCCTATCGTTAA
- the sigG gene encoding RNA polymerase sporulation sigma factor SigG: MNYNKVEICGVDTTKLPVITEKEKIELIKRARAGDKAARDRMIASNLRLVLSVVQKFSNRGENLDDLFQVGCIGLIKAIDNFNDTLDVRFSTYGVPMIIGEIRRYLRDNNSVRVSRSMRDTAYKALQVRERLLGEKLVDPTISDIATEMGVARQDVVAALEAIVEPISLFEPIYSDGGDTIFVMDQVGDPSGEGDWIDEIAFREAVEQLADREKKILSLRFMAGKTQMEVSKEVGISQAQVSRLEKSALDKIKKRM, translated from the coding sequence ATGAATTACAACAAGGTGGAAATTTGCGGAGTTGATACGACAAAATTACCGGTGATCACTGAAAAAGAGAAAATTGAGCTGATTAAAAGAGCAAGGGCGGGTGATAAGGCAGCGCGCGACCGAATGATTGCAAGTAATCTTCGGCTGGTGCTATCGGTCGTACAGAAATTTTCAAACCGAGGTGAAAACCTCGACGACCTTTTTCAGGTTGGATGTATCGGGTTAATTAAGGCCATTGATAACTTTAACGATACATTGGACGTGCGGTTTTCCACTTATGGCGTACCGATGATTATTGGTGAAATCAGGCGCTATCTGCGCGACAACAACTCGGTGCGAGTCAGTCGTTCGATGCGAGACACTGCCTATAAGGCACTTCAGGTGCGCGAACGCTTACTAGGCGAGAAACTGGTGGATCCCACCATTAGTGACATTGCCACCGAAATGGGTGTAGCCCGGCAGGATGTCGTAGCTGCGCTAGAGGCTATTGTTGAGCCGATTTCACTGTTTGAGCCGATTTATTCTGACGGTGGCGATACTATTTTTGTCATGGATCAGGTAGGAGACCCCAGTGGCGAAGGTGATTGGATTGACGAAATCGCTTTTCGCGAAGCAGTAGAGCAACTGGCCGACCGCGAGAAAAAAATATTGTCCCTACGCTTTATGGCGGGTAAAACACAGATGGAGGTTTCAAAGGAAGTGGGCATCAGTCAGGCACAAGTCTCACGGTTAGAAAAAAGTGCACTGGACAAAATTAAAAAAAGAATGTGA
- a CDS encoding D-2-hydroxyacid dehydrogenase — translation MKIVVTDDYFVDFGGISWQPIEQFGEVIRYPDTMDADDAIARIGNAEVVFINRCRVTEKVMAQCPNIKYIGTFGTGVDGVDLVAAQKNGITVCNIPGYGKNAVAQMALALLFEIARNVSLFDKQMKAQGWNSASDDWLRTIPQMELGGKTLGIIGMGDIGYAVARVAMAMDMQVLAYKRHPDLALACEQLRFCDLDELLEKSDIISIHCPLTGETRGMIDAAAIAKMKDGAILINTSRGAVLCENDVVDALNSGKLYAVGADVFAIEPPGKDNALASHPRCIATPHVAWMPHQTRQRIIDISGENLRGFLSGSPRNVVKS, via the coding sequence TTGAAAATAGTTGTGACAGATGATTATTTTGTGGATTTTGGCGGCATATCCTGGCAACCGATCGAGCAGTTCGGAGAAGTCATTCGCTATCCCGATACGATGGATGCCGACGATGCGATCGCACGGATTGGAAATGCTGAAGTTGTTTTTATCAATCGCTGCCGCGTCACTGAGAAGGTGATGGCGCAGTGCCCGAACATCAAGTACATCGGAACCTTTGGTACCGGCGTGGATGGAGTAGACCTTGTAGCGGCACAAAAGAATGGTATTACTGTTTGCAATATCCCAGGCTATGGCAAAAATGCGGTGGCTCAGATGGCGTTGGCTTTGCTGTTTGAAATTGCTCGCAATGTATCGTTGTTTGATAAGCAGATGAAGGCGCAGGGATGGAACAGCGCTTCAGATGATTGGCTACGCACCATTCCACAGATGGAGCTAGGTGGTAAAACACTCGGCATCATCGGCATGGGAGACATTGGTTATGCCGTCGCGCGCGTGGCGATGGCTATGGATATGCAGGTGCTGGCGTACAAACGCCACCCTGACCTTGCCCTGGCTTGTGAACAATTGCGTTTTTGTGACCTGGATGAGCTGTTGGAAAAATCGGACATTATCAGCATTCATTGCCCGCTGACTGGCGAAACAAGAGGGATGATTGATGCTGCCGCTATAGCCAAAATGAAAGATGGCGCTATTTTGATCAACACATCGCGGGGCGCGGTGCTTTGTGAGAATGATGTTGTCGATGCACTGAACTCTGGTAAACTTTACGCGGTTGGTGCCGATGTATTCGCGATAGAGCCCCCCGGCAAGGATAACGCACTGGCGAGCCATCCGCGCTGTATTGCGACGCCGCATGTGGCATGGATGCCTCATCAGACGCGCCAGCGCATTATTGATATTTCTGGAGAGAATCTACGTGGTTTTTTGTCGGGTAGCCCCCGTAATGTTGTAAAGTCCTGA
- a CDS encoding TrkA C-terminal domain-containing protein translates to MKTQKKPPIYLQVAYDIASKIATGVLAEQERFSGRSLMSSQYGVSPETIRRALRLLSDMGIITIQENVGSQVLSKRRAMEYVEHYEMGRDLLKLKCELNQMMTQRRQIDERISDIIGQITDLSDRFRNSDRLRTYKFVVDEEAEIEGKSIFNIGFRKNTGATIVAVQRGDEIMLSPKPQTVLKNQDVLVIACDVTSVDGVASFISAKKQPKD, encoded by the coding sequence ATGAAAACACAGAAAAAACCACCAATCTATTTACAGGTGGCTTACGATATTGCTTCAAAAATTGCGACGGGCGTGTTGGCCGAACAAGAACGGTTTTCGGGTCGCTCGCTTATGAGCTCGCAGTATGGCGTTTCGCCCGAGACAATCCGGCGTGCATTGCGGTTGCTTTCGGATATGGGCATTATTACGATACAGGAGAATGTTGGCTCACAGGTACTCTCAAAACGGCGCGCGATGGAATATGTTGAGCATTATGAGATGGGACGTGACCTGCTGAAACTTAAATGCGAGCTTAATCAAATGATGACACAGCGTAGACAGATTGACGAGCGCATTAGTGATATTATTGGGCAGATTACCGATCTTTCAGACCGGTTTCGCAACAGTGACCGTCTGAGAACCTATAAATTTGTGGTAGATGAGGAGGCCGAGATTGAAGGGAAGAGTATCTTTAATATAGGCTTTAGAAAAAATACGGGCGCGACCATTGTGGCTGTACAGCGAGGCGATGAAATTATGTTGTCGCCCAAGCCGCAAACAGTGTTGAAAAATCAGGATGTACTAGTGATCGCCTGTGATGTAACCAGTGTTGATGGGGTTGCGAGTTTTATTAGCGCAAAAAAGCAACCAAAAGATTGA
- a CDS encoding glycine betaine ABC transporter substrate-binding protein: protein MKKTVSAALALLCVLAGLTGCGSKPAQKNIAFADVGWDSIRLHNAVASLIATTVFGYDSTNEVSGSSTIAHEALLKGEIEVHMEIWTDNLAVYDSDLEDGRFQEMGVNFDDNAQGLYVPRYVIEGDAERGIAPVAPNLRTVKDLKDYASVFKDSEDPSKGRIYGGLPGWEVDNIMHQKYLAYGLDENYNYFRPGTDAAMSAELIGAYDKGQPIVAYYWEPTWLLGKYDFVLLEDEPYDPALYNQGLTECPSVTITVGTSNQFAENNPDFCTFLRNYHTTSALISEALAYMQETQADYETAARWMMTTHPELLDEWLTAQQATEMKQALGMENVAKKINPLVDFPFTVPVNTEAIDNAVRGFSVRHSAGFEAVKNGLTAMVGFIRNVLNLLPWWLLVGLVFFLGRATSGNWVKGLIYAIMLFLIGMFGLWSLTLETLAIVMTGVIWSLLIGLPIGVLISGSKRANRIIRPVLDTMQTMPVFVYLIPAVMFFGMGSAPAVIATVIYAVVPVIRLTSLGIRQVDREVVEAAISFGSTRMQALFKVQIPQALPTIMTGINQTMMMAMAMVVTCSMIGAQGIGNEVLIAVNRTEISRGLINGIAVVILAVLMDRLTQGWFSKGGKQ from the coding sequence ATGAAGAAAACCGTTTCGGCGGCGTTGGCTTTGCTTTGTGTATTAGCTGGTTTAACCGGCTGTGGTAGTAAGCCCGCGCAGAAAAACATTGCGTTCGCCGATGTGGGGTGGGATTCTATTCGCCTACATAATGCTGTTGCGAGTCTGATTGCCACGACTGTCTTTGGCTACGACAGTACCAATGAGGTCTCGGGAAGCTCTACAATTGCGCACGAGGCACTGCTAAAAGGCGAGATAGAAGTACATATGGAAATATGGACCGATAACCTTGCTGTGTATGATTCCGACCTTGAAGATGGCCGCTTTCAAGAGATGGGCGTCAATTTTGATGACAATGCGCAGGGTTTATATGTGCCCCGATATGTTATAGAGGGTGATGCAGAGAGGGGAATAGCCCCTGTGGCACCCAATTTGCGAACCGTTAAAGACTTGAAGGATTATGCTTCGGTTTTTAAGGACAGTGAGGACCCCAGCAAAGGACGCATTTATGGTGGTTTGCCTGGCTGGGAGGTTGACAACATCATGCACCAAAAATATCTGGCTTATGGTTTGGATGAAAATTATAACTATTTTCGTCCCGGAACCGATGCCGCTATGAGCGCCGAGTTGATCGGAGCCTACGATAAGGGACAGCCTATTGTTGCTTATTACTGGGAACCGACCTGGCTTTTAGGTAAGTATGATTTTGTTTTGCTCGAGGACGAGCCCTATGATCCGGCTTTATATAATCAGGGCTTGACGGAATGTCCTTCGGTAACGATAACTGTTGGCACCAGTAACCAATTTGCGGAAAATAATCCTGATTTCTGCACTTTTTTAAGAAATTATCATACAACCAGTGCGTTAATCTCTGAAGCACTTGCTTATATGCAGGAGACACAAGCTGATTATGAAACGGCTGCCCGCTGGATGATGACAACCCATCCTGAGCTGTTGGATGAATGGCTGACAGCGCAACAGGCTACCGAAATGAAGCAGGCGCTCGGCATGGAAAATGTGGCCAAGAAAATTAATCCGCTGGTCGATTTTCCGTTTACGGTACCGGTCAATACCGAGGCGATTGACAACGCAGTCCGAGGCTTCTCGGTGCGTCACAGCGCCGGTTTTGAAGCGGTAAAAAATGGGCTCACTGCTATGGTTGGTTTTATTCGCAACGTGTTAAACCTATTGCCTTGGTGGCTGTTGGTTGGTTTGGTATTTTTCCTAGGCAGAGCTACCTCCGGCAATTGGGTCAAGGGTCTTATTTACGCTATCATGCTCTTTTTAATTGGCATGTTTGGCTTGTGGAGCTTGACGCTTGAAACGCTTGCTATCGTCATGACTGGCGTAATATGGTCGCTCTTAATAGGGTTACCCATCGGTGTGCTGATTTCTGGCTCGAAAAGGGCTAACCGTATCATCCGGCCCGTGCTGGATACCATGCAGACCATGCCGGTCTTTGTCTATCTCATCCCAGCGGTAATGTTCTTTGGTATGGGTTCGGCACCGGCGGTTATCGCAACGGTTATTTATGCGGTGGTGCCGGTTATACGGCTGACCAGTCTGGGTATCCGACAGGTTGATCGTGAAGTGGTCGAGGCGGCAATATCCTTTGGCTCCACCCGCATGCAGGCACTATTTAAGGTTCAAATTCCACAGGCGCTACCCACGATTATGACTGGCATCAACCAGACGATGATGATGGCGATGGCAATGGTGGTTACCTGCTCAATGATCGGCGCACAGGGCATCGGCAACGAAGTGCTTATTGCCGTCAACCGAACAGAAATTTCACGCGGTTTAATAAACGGTATAGCGGTTGTCATTCTGGCCGTGTTGATGGATCGCCTTACCCAGGGTTGGTTTTCGAAGGGGGGTAAGCAGTGA
- a CDS encoding glycine betaine/L-proline ABC transporter ATP-binding protein, producing MTGEMIISIKNVYKLYGNNRAEAVAMLNSGADKDGVYRKTGVTAALSDINLDIKRGEIFVVIGLSGSGKSTLLRCLNRLHRPTSGSISFEGAELGNMNKSELLELRRNKISMVFQSFGLMDHRDVLGNVAYGLEVRGMSKVDREKKAMELISMVGLDGWENKNCNQLSGGMRQRVGIARALANDPEVLLMDEPFSALDPLVRRDMQFELLSLQRKLKKTVVFVTHDIDEAFKLGDTVAIMRDGKIIQVGTPEQMSSNPADDYVRDFIGAADKTKVLTVKNIMITPSCLMRGSDGAEHAIREMRKNALSTVYVVDDDLRLEGVLTISEAIRALREGLSVGQVMAHNVETTTEDTLVADILPIAAETQYPIAVMDSENHLRGIVTKASVLSSLI from the coding sequence ATGACTGGTGAAATGATTATTTCAATTAAAAATGTTTATAAGCTTTATGGTAATAATCGTGCTGAAGCGGTTGCCATGCTAAACTCCGGCGCGGATAAAGATGGCGTTTATCGCAAAACCGGTGTTACTGCGGCGCTTTCGGATATAAACCTGGATATCAAGCGCGGTGAGATATTTGTTGTGATAGGGCTTTCTGGGTCTGGTAAATCGACGCTACTACGTTGTTTAAACCGTCTGCACCGGCCGACTTCAGGCAGCATCAGCTTTGAAGGTGCCGAGCTGGGTAACATGAACAAGTCAGAGTTGCTTGAGTTGCGGCGCAATAAGATCTCGATGGTGTTTCAATCCTTTGGCCTTATGGATCATCGCGACGTTCTGGGCAATGTCGCCTACGGATTGGAAGTTAGAGGCATGTCGAAGGTTGATCGAGAAAAGAAGGCCATGGAACTGATCTCAATGGTTGGTTTAGACGGTTGGGAAAATAAAAACTGCAACCAGCTTTCGGGTGGTATGCGTCAGCGCGTGGGTATTGCGCGTGCGCTGGCAAATGACCCTGAGGTGCTGCTCATGGATGAGCCCTTTTCCGCGCTGGATCCGCTTGTGCGCCGCGACATGCAGTTTGAATTGTTGTCCTTGCAGAGAAAGCTTAAAAAGACGGTGGTGTTTGTCACGCATGATATTGACGAGGCCTTCAAGCTGGGCGACACTGTTGCCATTATGCGCGATGGTAAAATCATTCAGGTTGGTACGCCCGAGCAAATGAGTTCAAACCCTGCCGACGATTATGTGCGTGATTTTATAGGTGCAGCCGACAAGACCAAGGTGTTAACTGTTAAAAATATCATGATAACGCCCAGTTGTCTGATGCGCGGCAGTGATGGTGCCGAGCATGCTATAAGAGAAATGCGCAAGAACGCGCTGTCGACGGTCTACGTTGTTGATGACGACCTACGTTTAGAGGGCGTCCTGACTATCTCAGAAGCGATTCGCGCTCTACGTGAAGGGCTTTCGGTTGGGCAAGTGATGGCACACAATGTTGAAACAACGACGGAGGACACGTTGGTAGCCGATATTCTCCCCATTGCCGCGGAAACGCAGTATCCGATTGCTGTAATGGACAGTGAGAACCATCTTCGTGGAATTGTAACAAAGGCGAGTGTACTTTCATCGCTGATTTAA
- the ilvD gene encoding dihydroxy-acid dehydratase → MDDNKLHYSDYKSGILTNGMERSAHRALLYSMGLDTNDLRKPLIAVVNSFTEVVPGHIHLREIADYVKQGIYQAGGIPREFNTIALCDGLCQGHRGMSYPLPSRENIADAIEMMIEAHQFDAMVMLPGCDKIVPGMLMAAARVNIPTIIVPAGPMMAGSYKDIEVITLSDMREQIGRYQTGKLSLEDLLEIEKRALPTYGTCSMMGTANSMGCLTEILGFTLPYCSTALAISSEKRRYAKQSGARVVQMIKEELTVSKILTREAILNGIRAVMAMGASTNTVLHLMSIANEAKIPLSLTDFDLISRNVPYICNIKPSGKYPLSALHENGGVPAVLKAIENKLDPNHLTVTGKTVHENIKKIELMENDVIFPIASPKNSEGGIAVLYGSLAPDGAVVKKSGVKPSMYQFTGRARVFNSMEEAGEAVSGGHIHEGDVVVIRYEGPKGGPGMREMHMVTSLLVGRGMDESCALVTDGRFSGSTRGPCIGHISPEAAAGGPISAVEEGDKIIIDIPNRRLDLDVPPEVLAERLAKVKPLIKPRTPALAKYAALVTSADKGAILKVPETV, encoded by the coding sequence ATGGATGACAACAAGCTGCATTACAGCGATTATAAAAGTGGCATATTGACCAACGGAATGGAACGCTCGGCCCATCGTGCGCTGCTTTACAGCATGGGGCTGGATACCAACGATCTGCGTAAACCGCTGATTGCAGTGGTCAATTCTTTTACTGAAGTGGTACCCGGGCACATTCACCTCAGAGAAATTGCGGACTATGTTAAGCAGGGCATCTATCAGGCGGGGGGCATCCCCCGTGAGTTCAACACCATCGCCCTGTGTGACGGCCTGTGTCAGGGGCACCGGGGCATGAGTTATCCGCTACCCAGCCGCGAAAACATTGCAGATGCCATTGAAATGATGATTGAAGCCCACCAGTTTGATGCGATGGTCATGCTGCCCGGCTGTGATAAAATCGTACCCGGTATGCTCATGGCGGCCGCCCGCGTCAATATTCCTACCATTATTGTACCCGCCGGCCCTATGATGGCAGGCAGTTACAAGGATATTGAGGTTATTACCCTATCGGACATGCGTGAACAGATCGGCCGATATCAGACCGGTAAACTTTCGCTGGAAGACCTACTGGAAATTGAAAAGCGCGCGCTGCCCACCTATGGCACTTGTTCGATGATGGGTACAGCTAATTCTATGGGATGTCTGACCGAAATTCTGGGCTTTACCCTCCCTTATTGCAGCACCGCACTAGCAATTTCCTCCGAGAAACGGCGATATGCCAAGCAGTCGGGGGCGCGCGTTGTTCAGATGATAAAGGAAGAATTAACTGTCAGCAAAATTCTAACGCGTGAAGCAATTCTTAACGGCATCCGCGCCGTTATGGCAATGGGCGCTTCTACCAACACTGTGCTGCACCTCATGTCGATTGCGAATGAAGCTAAAATCCCGCTGAGCCTTACCGATTTTGACCTGATTAGCCGTAATGTGCCTTATATCTGCAACATCAAACCCTCTGGCAAATATCCGTTGTCGGCACTGCACGAAAACGGGGGTGTGCCCGCGGTGTTAAAGGCGATTGAAAACAAGCTCGACCCGAATCACCTAACTGTAACCGGCAAAACAGTTCACGAAAACATCAAAAAGATTGAACTAATGGAAAATGACGTTATCTTCCCCATTGCATCTCCGAAAAATTCGGAAGGTGGTATTGCAGTTTTATACGGCAGCCTGGCTCCAGACGGCGCAGTGGTTAAAAAATCCGGTGTCAAACCCTCAATGTATCAGTTTACAGGTAGGGCCCGCGTGTTTAACTCGATGGAAGAAGCCGGTGAAGCTGTCTCCGGTGGGCACATACATGAAGGCGATGTCGTTGTCATCCGGTACGAAGGCCCAAAGGGTGGCCCTGGTATGCGCGAGATGCACATGGTGACCTCGCTATTGGTGGGCAGAGGCATGGACGAAAGTTGTGCACTGGTGACCGATGGTCGGTTTTCCGGCTCTACCCGTGGCCCTTGCATCGGACATATCTCACCCGAAGCTGCTGCCGGTGGTCCGATTTCGGCCGTAGAAGAGGGGGATAAAATTATTATCGACATTCCAAATCGCCGACTCGATCTGGATGTTCCACCAGAAGTGCTAGCCGAACGTCTGGCAAAGGTCAAGCCCCTTATCAAGCCACGTACACCGGCGCTGGCAAAATATGCGGCACTGGTCACCTCAGCTGACAAAGGTGCTATCCTAAAGGTACCTGAAACAGTATAA
- a CDS encoding LysR family transcriptional regulator → MQINQEIFMLVAEEMSISRAAQRACVTQQCVSDHIKRLEQQHNVKLFTRRPRFQLTEAGQVMLRTLRNMQAMERTMNDNIKRWAQGTTGHLTLGIGTSRARVILPMVLPDYAQRFPEVEIDVVMDDTVVLAEKLRQGKVDLFVGVNPAHDADFLFEPVCDDKIYVIISDKLLRSAFKENFQDMFKQKIDLTQWSHVPFAQNFGTSTASKMLIAYLDRSHTDLKIPYRISDTETQISLCAAGMCAAFCPRMLFYSVRKHNLHCPPEQLIHIFSIKGLDERLRIEAVSLKSAEKPSYMEEFIQMLRQKVSESVYND, encoded by the coding sequence ATGCAGATAAATCAGGAAATCTTTATGCTAGTTGCCGAAGAAATGAGCATTAGCCGTGCAGCACAAAGAGCTTGTGTAACGCAGCAGTGCGTCAGTGACCATATCAAGCGCTTAGAGCAGCAGCACAATGTCAAGCTGTTCACCCGCCGCCCCCGTTTTCAATTAACCGAGGCAGGTCAGGTTATGCTGCGAACTCTGCGTAATATGCAGGCGATGGAGCGCACGATGAATGATAATATTAAACGTTGGGCGCAGGGAACAACGGGCCACTTAACGCTGGGGATTGGGACCTCGCGCGCGCGGGTTATTTTGCCGATGGTGTTGCCTGACTACGCGCAGCGGTTCCCGGAGGTGGAAATCGACGTTGTGATGGACGATACGGTAGTACTTGCCGAGAAACTACGGCAAGGCAAGGTGGATCTGTTTGTCGGAGTTAACCCCGCCCATGATGCGGATTTTCTTTTTGAGCCGGTATGCGACGACAAAATCTACGTCATCATCTCCGACAAATTGCTGCGCAGTGCTTTTAAGGAAAATTTTCAGGATATGTTTAAACAGAAAATTGACCTGACGCAATGGTCACACGTGCCATTTGCACAGAATTTTGGTACCAGCACCGCCAGCAAAATGCTAATAGCGTATTTGGATCGAAGCCATACCGACTTAAAAATTCCCTATCGCATCAGCGACACTGAGACACAAATATCGCTTTGTGCTGCTGGAATGTGCGCCGCCTTTTGCCCACGCATGTTGTTTTACAGCGTGCGAAAGCACAACCTGCACTGTCCACCGGAGCAGTTGATCCACATATTTTCCATCAAGGGGCTAGACGAACGGCTGCGTATTGAAGCTGTGTCATTAAAATCCGCTGAAAAACCCAGCTATATGGAGGAATTTATTCAAATGCTTCGCCAAAAGGTTTCAGAGTCTGTTTACAACGATTAA